The DNA segment CATCCATGATGGCCTGTCCGTCAGGGGTGTCAAAGATGCGCCTGTATGCGCAATGCAGTTCCAGGGGATCAAACGCCACGGGGACCCTCCATCTTTTGTGTTTCTGCTGTGCTTTCCGAAAGGGGACCAGTCACTTGTTCGGCCATGGAGGAGGGGGGGGATGGTCGCTCTGCTTGGGCAGGCATTTTCTTGGCGAGTTTTCCGGCTCCACCCATGAATAAGTTCCAGGCTTCGGTGAGTATGTTCGGCCTATCCGTGTATGCCTCGGACAGGGTCTTGGCGATGGCTGCCGCATCCGCGACGGTTTTGGCTGTCATGGCAGATCCTTGGGATTTGCTTTTTTGCTCCCTGGCTGCGGCAACATCGCCTTCCGGCTTGAGGTAGTCTGCCGGAATGCCGAACAGGTCTGCCACGTGCCGGGCCATGCGGTCCGTATTGAAGTTGTCCATGATGCCGAAGGCGTCGCCTGTTCCCACCAGTGGAGAGAGGTACTGCATGGCCTGAGGGAGTCCCTGGGCCTCATAGAGCTTCTGGGCATGGGTGATGGGTGAAGTATACCGCACCTCAATGTCTTCCGGGGTCAATCCTTCCGGGAATGGCGGCAAGGCTCCGGCCCGGAGCATGATCTTGAAGACGCGCTTGATCAGCGGGCTGAGGAATTCGGTCTGCAAGCGGCCCAGCACAGGACCGAGCACTCGCATCTTTTCCGTTTGGCGAATGACAGCTTCCGTGGCACTGACGGCAGGGCCTTCCGCCGCCAGTTGGTCACTCATGAAGATGCGCCGAATGGATTCCCTGCGCTGTTGCATCATCGATTCCGTGGCTGCGAGGTCCACACGCACCGGCAAAGCCTCAATACGGTCACTGGACCCGGCGCGGTAATAGGACAAGCCTCCGGGCCCGGACCGAACCGGACCGAGAAAACCGTCATCCGGGACCATCAATGGCGGATCAGACATTTTTTCGGCAGCCATGAGCGCCGTCCGGGCCATGGCATTGAGCACTCGCGTATCTGACAGGGCGGTCTGTCCCGGTCCTCGTCCGTATATCTCTCCCGCTGCCTTGGCCCAACGCGGGACCAGATAGGGCATTTCAAGATAGCCGGATTCTTCCAGGATATTCTGACTCGCCACCTCCATATAGATTGAAGCGTATGGGAAGTTTGCCGCACCAAGAGCGAATGGATCCCGATCGGTCCTCGGGAACACTGCGTGAAGCATC comes from the Pseudodesulfovibrio piezophilus C1TLV30 genome and includes:
- a CDS encoding portal protein; its protein translation is MDKKELAQSLLTRFQGLEETRQPWVDSWRELTEYMLPRKNSFVATGGTQLNRGQIRDEHIFDSTPMHSLELLASALGGLLTNPAMPWFDIRARDFGRGDEQTIREFLQQARERIAALFNSEDSCFQTNVHELYLDVALMGTAVMYVEADPRTIARFSTRPLGEVYVSESARGVVDTVYRRYELTARQAVQEWGARCSDEVRKKSEDRPDEKVMMLHAVFPRTDRDPFALGAANFPYASIYMEVASQNILEESGYLEMPYLVPRWAKAAGEIYGRGPGQTALSDTRVLNAMARTALMAAEKMSDPPLMVPDDGFLGPVRSGPGGLSYYRAGSSDRIEALPVRVDLAATESMMQQRRESIRRIFMSDQLAAEGPAVSATEAVIRQTEKMRVLGPVLGRLQTEFLSPLIKRVFKIMLRAGALPPFPEGLTPEDIEVRYTSPITHAQKLYEAQGLPQAMQYLSPLVGTGDAFGIMDNFNTDRMARHVADLFGIPADYLKPEGDVAAAREQKSKSQGSAMTAKTVADAAAIAKTLSEAYTDRPNILTEAWNLFMGGAGKLAKKMPAQAERPSPPSSMAEQVTGPLSESTAETQKMEGPRGV